A segment of the Corylus avellana chromosome ca2, CavTom2PMs-1.0 genome:
CAGCAAAACCTTGTAAATCTATACTGTTGCTGTGCAGATAATTAACCATGCCAAAAGGGTCTATCACTTTCTATACATCTTAAAGTTTCATCTAATTTTCCCACTATTGTGAAATGATCAATATAGTCAGCAATCTTTGTCATTGGTCTAGAGTTCAACATGTTACTCTGTAGCATATATTCTATAGGAGACTGACATCATAGAGGAAAGGTTTGTTGAATCTTAAGATGCAGGATTTAGCGAAGAAAGTATGAGATGAGGCAAACCTTGGAGATAGGGGACTCATCTATTTTAGGTTTCATTCCCACAGATGTAGTGTTGGCAAGAACCATCCCTTCTTCTGGATGGAAGCTATCTACTTCAGCAAGAGTCATAGCTTGTCCACCAACTTTGTCAGCCAGCTCTTTAGCTCGTTCTGTAAGAAAAGACTCGCATCATGATTCAAGGCTAAAAAGAATATGATAGATGATAAGGAATTTTCCGAAGTTTTAGCTCATTGTTTGTTGAGGTGCCTTTTAAAGAAGTATATGTCTTAAAGAAAGAGCTAGATTATTACCAAATGTACGATTGGCAACCACAACTCTTGCTCCCTTTTGTGCAGCACCATAGGCAAGTGATTTTCCAGCACCACCTGCTCCCAAGACAACAAACAATTTTCCAGCTAAAGGTGAGCCAACTGCAGGATGTGTACCATTCAAACCTCGTAGTCCGTCCTCAATCGCAGAAATAGCACCAATGTAGTCGGTATTGAAAGCAGTTAATGTTCCGTCAGGTCGCCGGACGATGTTATTAATAGCTCCAATTTTCTGTAAAGAAATCAAAGAGGTTACTGTAAGTTCACTAAAATTGCAACATGCAAATATTTAAAGGTGAAGACAATCATAATACCTTGGCAATAGGGTCAATCTCATTCATGCACCTCAGAGCAGCCTCCTTATGTGGGATTGTACAACTGCATTCCGAATTCAGCTTGTTATGAACAAATTCCAAGCAATTGTTATATACTAAGGAACATATAAAATGGTCTATGCTAAATTTCTCTAGCAGATTAATCTTCTGCTACTACTTTTTCAGTAGTAGAACATCAAGTTCTAACAACTCAAAGCTTTTGGTTTAACAGAATTTGAAGTTTACTTAAGCTACATGAAGTTTCTATTTGGTGCAAAATGTGCAGAGGAAAATGCTAAGGCCAAAGTAAATCCGGCATATAATTTTACTCCTTGTGAATCAAACTCCTAGCTAGCTATGCCACTGAATCCAAAGTAAACTGAAGCTCTAATATGATCAGGCATTTCCTAGAAGAGAGATCATACCTGCATCCAGCCCAATCAATGGTAGAATAGGTATCGAAAAACTTTTTGACATCATCCACCAAAAAGTGCACATAAACTGCATTAAGACCAACTGATTTGAAAGCAGCATTGAACAAAAGTGGACTCTTGCTGTGACCAACAGGCTTCCCAATAATGCCATACACTTTAGTATCAGGCCTTATAAACCTAAAGTTGTATAAGTCCAACAAATCTTTTGCTGTAGGTTGACCTGGAGCTGATATGGCACCTGCCTCAAGTGCACCATAAGTGAGATATCCACCAAACTTGGGGCTAAGCAACCGCGAAATCAAACCCCTTTCCCCCATTACAATTCCGATTGTCGGCACCTACATACAATTTTGGTAGATTTCTCATTAacatggaaaaaaatataagtaaacCGAAATCCGGAAAACAAATCCATGGAATGTGCATTACATACTTGAGAATGCACCATTATCTGAAAAATGCGTGCACAATCTGTAATATCCAATGCAGTTGTTGCAATCTTTACTATGTCAGCTCCTGTGGCTTGGATTCTTGCAACAAGATTGCCAATGGCCTCAGCAGATGGAGTATTGTGAAAATTGTGAGAAGAAACAATGACTTTGAAGTTCTCAGGTTTCTTCCCATAGATTGAACTGTTGAAGTCGGGAGCAACCTGCATAGTAGGTGAACTTGAATGTATCATTGCATGGTTTGCCATTAactattttcctttccttcctttcacaaaatttcaaccaaatagagagaaaattgaagagtTATTCTTGCTAATGAACTTATTGTTCAATGTGTTTTTTTGACTGCATATATAGGCCAATATAGTACAATATAGTACCTCAAGCTCAACATCAATGTAATCAGCTCCCAATTCCATGGCCAAACGAAGCGCATCCTGCCTCTTAGTTTCATCACCTTCATACTGACCACCTTCCCAAACTGGTCTGAAATGTACATGAAAGCAGCCTTTAGTTTGCAAGTGGAATCGGAAAAAGGACCAAATTTACTTAACAATCCGCCATCAgcataaaaaagcaaaaatgttttaagttaaAACTGCTACTATAATAATAtgttatcgtattaccatatttgtgatagaatattttttaaaaaatatacatactcatcaaactaccatctcatTGTGTCTATGTTTCCATAAACTACTAACAAATGTCTTGTCCCCCAAgattagcaaaaaaacaaaaataactctaattttttttaataagacaaagaTATCCTtataaacttgaaaaaaaaaaaaaaaaaaaaaaaaaaacaaagggtgtGACCgagggtttttcattttttgtatgttattttatttttatattattttaagaattttttaattttatgaatgatatttttgtcaatggaggacattgacattttttgaTAGGTTAAAGAAGACATCGACAATGAAGCGATAGTTGAGAAGATATGTGTCATactttattaaactaataattaagtgattaaattttcctcttcttataagcttaaaattttaggacaactagtaatttaacatttcCCGAATATTTTCATAAGCTCTAACCCTTTCTCTCTTTGCTTCTGCTATAATTGTCTCTCTCATCATATTATTTTCCTATCATATATTtccacaaaaacaaatattattctAATATTTTGTATTCCAACCTTCTGATTTCAGGATTTGACTGGGTCTTAGGAAAAATGAATGagtacataattaaaaaaaaatgaacaaaaaaaaaaaaaaaaggtttttatttttctacaatttttattttttctttttaacttcgATAtcggaataaaataaaattcaactaACTATCAAGCCAAAAAAGGTTGGTGctattattttactattacaCTCCTTCATCCACGACCGTAAGAGTACTGACCGCTCGAGAAAGTCCTTGACCTTCTCGGTGGCAAAGAGGTCATCTGGTATCAACCTGAACTGTAGGTGAAATCATGTGGGTCAATTTAACTATTTCCTCCTTTTACTAATTTACCTGTATGTGACAAGAGTTGGCAAGGGAGACTGCTTGACGAGAAATTCAAGATCTGGGCGAGGATTAAAGTTTCTCAAACAGTCAAGGCGGATCTCAACGACGTCGGACCCAATCTCCTTAGCCTTTTGCATCTCGATCAGCATTTGATCCACCGTCGTTCCCATCAACGGAGTACATAGCAACGTGGGACTGCTCCGACCTCCGGTGCTGCTTGTTTGCAAACCGGACACCGTAAACTACAACAGAACAAGCAGCCGAGGATTCAGAAAAAACCCACAACCATATTTTTTCACTATACATGCAAGCTTCCATTCAAAAGGTGGAATTAATAAATACATTATATTTGAATTAAGCTAGCCATTtgaacatgcatgcatgggAGTGTTGAAGCTGGGTATATTAAGATCATATTTTGGGTAATTAACAAACATGCAAAACTAAAACTgaataagaagaaaaaccaagcaattaaagaaaagagaatgcATGTACCGGAAGGCTTGCCATGTTGAGTTCGCTGTATGTTGTTGAAATGTTAGCAGTAGAAAAGAAACTTCAAAAGTTGCTTATTTATGGGAGAGAGTGTCTGGTAAGATGGGAGACTTATGAACTATTTGTTGTGGAAGAAAGTGTAGGATTaaatattcttatatatatatttaagcgGGCGTTGTGTATGTGTATAATATATTCCTCACAGTATGTTACCAGTTTTTCTTGTTACCAGGAGGGTAGGTActtaccaataaaataaaaaagaacactgGTTTGAAAATTGGGTGTCAATGGCCTCTCTGACTCTAAGGTATCAAACCAGCTAATTCTTAGAACATTAGGTGGCCGGCCCTTAAGCAAGAATCTcgattttttctctttgaattaATNNNNNNNNNNNNNNNNNNNNNNNNNNNNNNNNNNNNNNNNNNNNNNNNNNNNNNNNNNNNNNNNNNNNNNNNNNNNNNNNNNNNNNNNNNNNNNNNNNNNtcaaaagaagcaaaataaCTATAACTACAAAAATTGGCGTTTATGATAAAACCTCAACCATAggcaaaattaaaactttaatctGATTAATCAACAACCCGTAGCTTGGATTTGCTAAATGATGGCTTCTTTCCATTAAGTGAGGAAAACCAATAAAAAGTGGGAACATGCGATCGAGAAAAATGGGCTCAGATGTGAGGACACTTTGTGTTTAAGTGAGGACAAGAGAAACAATGGGCTTCAATAAAGTGCTTCACTTATAGAGCCATATTTGGGTAGCTtcttattacatttttttttttttggttttgtttttgtttgtgttacttCTATTTGGGCTGCCATGTTTAAGCCTAAAGCACAACTGGATGGGCCGggagaaattaaaaaacaaaaatctt
Coding sequences within it:
- the LOC132171367 gene encoding bifunctional 3-dehydroquinate dehydratase/shikimate dehydrogenase, chloroplastic-like encodes the protein MASLPFTVSGLQTSSTGGRSSPTLLCTPLMGTTVDQMLIEMQKAKEIGSDVVEIRLDCLRNFNPRPDLEFLVKQSPLPTLVTYRPVWEGGQYEGDETKRQDALRLAMELGADYIDVELEVAPDFNSSIYGKKPENFKVIVSSHNFHNTPSAEAIGNLVARIQATGADIVKIATTALDITDCARIFQIMVHSQVPTIGIVMGERGLISRLLSPKFGGYLTYGALEAGAISAPGQPTAKDLLDLYNFRFIRPDTKVYGIIGKPVGHSKSPLLFNAAFKSVGLNAVYVHFLVDDVKKFFDTYSTIDWAGCSCTIPHKEAALRCMNEIDPIAKKIGAINNIVRRPDGTLTAFNTDYIGAISAIEDGLRGLNGTHPAVGSPLAGKLFVVLGAGGAGKSLAYGAAQKGARVVVANRTFERAKELADKVGGQAMTLAEVDSFHPEEGMVLANTTSVGMKPKIDESPISKQSLKHYCLVFDAIYTPKETRLLREARDTGAVIVYGTEMLIRQGFEQYKNFTGLPAPEDLFRQLMEKHA